AAGTTCTTGGGCCGTAAAAAAAAATAATCGAAGATAAGAAACAAAAACGGAATGGTCGCAGCATTCTGTTTGGTGATCACTGCCAGAGCACCGCTGATGAGGTAGCCGGCATAAGGGAGCAAGTGCTGTTTCGCGAGAAAATTATCACCTTTTCCTTCAACTGCCTTTATGTAGCAGTAGAGCGCCATGAAGAGGAAGAGACCACTGAGGCAGGTGGATCTCTGGACGATGTAGGTGACTGCCTGAGTCTGAAGCGGGTGCAGGGCAAAGATGCCCGCCGCGACCCAGGGCCACAGAAGTGAGGCTCTGAAAACGCGAGTCAGGCAGAGGAAAACAAACAGGGTCGTCAGGACATGGATTGTCAGGTTGACAAGGTGGAAAGGAAAGACGTCCATACCCCAGAAACGAATGTTGAGGGCTATGGAGAGCAGTGCTGGGCCGCGTTGTGTGAAAAAGGAGGCAATTGCCTGGGAAATGTCTTGTGCCTGAATGTTGTTAACGATGCCCGGATAATCATCGAAATACCAGGGTGCGTGTAATGATGGAAGATAAGTGATGACGGTCAGGATTGTGAGCGCAACGCATGGGAGTACAAAACAAATGAGACGGCTTGGGGCTGTGGGTTCCTGCGCGTTATATTTTTTAAGCATAGTGATATTTCAGTTCAATCGATATTCTGAAAGGCATGGGTACGAAAAGCAAAATATTTTAAACCAAAGAAACTCACAACTGTGACAAAAACAATATTGATGGCATAGGAGACATAATAACCAAAGCCGTAAATATCTATTAAAATGATTAGACCAGACCATGACAATAACAACTGCAGGACGTAGACACAGAGGTGCCGAGAAAATTCTTTTCCCATGGGGGATTTGCTTTTAAAGGTAAAGTGCTTGTTTACAAAATAACTATTCACAACCCCGAACGACCACCCAATCCCGGAAGATAACAGATAGTGAAAACCTAGATAGGTCAGGGAACAATAGGCCGTAATATTGATAAGAAAGTTAAGGACTCCGGAAAATAGAAAGAATATAATCTGGTGGCCAAGTTTGGTCCTGGATTTCATGGAGTTTGAGTATCCAGAAAGAGGGTATTCGAAAAAGTCTGAAAGAGGGGAGCGTACCCACGCTGGAGCATCAATTTTTCAAAAAGTTCATCTCTGATATATTCTCCGCGGGTAAGAATCCCGGTCTCTATGCAAAGGATTGATGGCCGCCACCTGTCGAAATCCCAGGATTCCAGTACCTCAAAATCCATCCCCTCAATATCAATCGAGACGAAGTCTGGAGCCTGCCGAGGGAAATATTCCGCCAGAAGATCATTGATTCCAACAATCTTTACTTTTTGAATCGCCACCTCTGAACTCATCCCCTGCGAAAGGAGATGTTCTTGCCATTTTGGGTTTAAGGTCGAGAGCCCCTCAATATCCATCACGCTGAGGTCCATATCTTCTCCCCCTACCGCGGCAACGCCAACATTTATGACCTTGTCACGTTTTCTCGCCCGGCGAAGTTTCTTGCACATCTCGGAATTTGCATCGACTAGAACGCCTGAGGACCCGTTTCGGGAAAGGAGGTGCGTATTCGAATGGAGTTTCGGGTGGTTTGCCCCAATATCCAGATAGGTAATTACAGGCTTTCCCATGGTTAGAAAATATTCAAATACGCTCAGGTCTTCACCAAACTGAGAGCCAGATACGCGTCCTAACAGATAATCAAAAAGTTTATTTCTGTAAGCCGCGCGATTTTGCTTCGGCATGGATCGGTACCTTCTTAGTAGAGCTTTTAATTTCACGGGAGACCTCTTTTAGCGTTTCTGGCGTCAGATATTTTTTCCACAACTTGGCACATGGCGGTTACGGTATCGAGACCACGTTTTCCGTCGATGTGAGGCGCTGATTTATTGCTTAAGACTGAGTCAATAAAACTCTGGAGAACAATATCGACGCCGTAATGAAGTTGACCGGTAACCAAGCGGATGCCACTGCTTAAAAATCCTTTCCAGTGTTGAATGGTCGCCGTGCCGGATGTGCGTAAGATATTGAAGGCCAAATGTTGTTGATCGTTTGGCAGTACGATTAAGATATCCCTGAAAAAATCATAAATCGCCAAACGTTTATCACCAACCACCGTGAACAACCATTCACAGACCGGTGATTGAAAATTAATCGCAAGATGGGTTGGGATACCCCCTGCGCTCATTTCGACGCTCATGAGTTGTGGCGTTTTATCGCTGACATCGTCGTTGAAATGACCATAGGCATTCAAAATTTGAAGGGAGCCACCAAGCCGCTGAAGCAAGTAGAAGAAGTGGGATGCCTCGTCGAAGAATAAACCAAGAGGGAGATCTTTGTACCATGATGGCAATCGGCGGTTGCGACTGGTCAGTTGCGATTGCTGGAAAGAGACAATTTCCCCCAACTGCTTCGATTCAACCAGTTCAATCAGGCGCTGCATTCCTCTGGAAAACTGGAAATTATGCATCACATTCAAGGTTAGATTTTTTTCGGCGGCCAGGGATATGAGCTCTTTCGCCTCCGCGGGGTTCATGGTCATGGGTTTTTCAACCAGGACATGTTTGCCCAGGTCAAGACAGGTCTTCGCAAGGAGGAAATGTGTCTGTGGCGGTGTGCCTATCAGGACGGCATCTGTTGTGGTGAACCAGGCGAGAGACTCAAGTTGATTGCGGATATCCTTCCCGTCATTTATGAGGTAGGTGTTTTTCAAGTTGTAGCGTGCTGCTGTTGATGTCAGATCCTGGTTTTTTTTCCCAATAAGGCCGATAGCTTCCACGTGTTTCGTCTTGCGAATGGCAGGCAGGTGCCTCAGGTTGGTGATGTTCCCGCCACCAAATAAGCAGAGTCGTATCATGACTTGAGGTTCCTTTTATCGATTGAAGAAATCATCTGCACTTCGAGCTCTTCAGAGATTCGATCCCAATTAAAGTATGCAATAACCCGCGCCCTTAATTTTTTGGCCAGTTTTTTCCTCAGGCTTTCGTTTTCCAACAGGGTGCAAAGCGTCTCTTGTAGTTGTAATTCACTTTCAATGATCATGCCGTGGTCCGAGTCGATCAGGATTTCTTTAACTCCTCCTGCAGGAGTCGCAACCACCGCACAATTCATGAGCCCAGCCTCAA
Above is a genomic segment from Geopsychrobacter electrodiphilus DSM 16401 containing:
- a CDS encoding GtrA family protein, yielding MKSRTKLGHQIIFFLFSGVLNFLINITAYCSLTYLGFHYLLSSGIGWSFGVVNSYFVNKHFTFKSKSPMGKEFSRHLCVYVLQLLLSWSGLIILIDIYGFGYYVSYAINIVFVTVVSFFGLKYFAFRTHAFQNID
- a CDS encoding FkbM family methyltransferase; protein product: MPKQNRAAYRNKLFDYLLGRVSGSQFGEDLSVFEYFLTMGKPVITYLDIGANHPKLHSNTHLLSRNGSSGVLVDANSEMCKKLRRARKRDKVINVGVAAVGGEDMDLSVMDIEGLSTLNPKWQEHLLSQGMSSEVAIQKVKIVGINDLLAEYFPRQAPDFVSIDIEGMDFEVLESWDFDRWRPSILCIETGILTRGEYIRDELFEKLMLQRGYAPLFQTFSNTLFLDTQTP
- a CDS encoding Gfo/Idh/MocA family protein yields the protein MIRLCLFGGGNITNLRHLPAIRKTKHVEAIGLIGKKNQDLTSTAARYNLKNTYLINDGKDIRNQLESLAWFTTTDAVLIGTPPQTHFLLAKTCLDLGKHVLVEKPMTMNPAEAKELISLAAEKNLTLNVMHNFQFSRGMQRLIELVESKQLGEIVSFQQSQLTSRNRRLPSWYKDLPLGLFFDEASHFFYLLQRLGGSLQILNAYGHFNDDVSDKTPQLMSVEMSAGGIPTHLAINFQSPVCEWLFTVVGDKRLAIYDFFRDILIVLPNDQQHLAFNILRTSGTATIQHWKGFLSSGIRLVTGQLHYGVDIVLQSFIDSVLSNKSAPHIDGKRGLDTVTAMCQVVEKISDARNAKRGLP